From a region of the Helianthus annuus cultivar XRQ/B chromosome 5, HanXRQr2.0-SUNRISE, whole genome shotgun sequence genome:
- the LOC110941145 gene encoding cytokinin riboside 5'-monophosphate phosphoribohydrolase LOG5, whose translation MEEAKSRFKSVCVFCGSSTGKRDCYRDAAHELGQELVKKKLSLVYGGGSVGLMGIVSQEVHNGGGHVLGIIPKTLMCKEITGETVGEVRAVSNMHQRKAEMARHSDCFIALPGGYGTLEELLEVITWAQLGIHDKPVGLLNVDGYYNSLLTFIDKAVDDGFIMPIQRHIIVSAPNAKDLVQKLEDYVPMHDGVVAKARWEVEQVELNASLHTELAR comes from the exons ATGGAGGAAGCAAAATCAAGGTTCAAAAGCGTGTGTGTTTTTTGTGGCAGCAGTACTGGTAAACGAGACTGCTACAGAGATGCCGCTCATGAATTAGGCCAAGAATTG gtgaaaaagaagctgagtctTGTTTACGGTGGAGGGAGTGTAGGGTTGATGGGAATTGTTTCACAGGAAGTTCACAATGGTGGTGGCCATGTGTTAGg GATTATTCCAAAGACTCTCATGTGCAAAGAG ATAACGGGTGAGACAGTAGGAGAAGTAAGAGCGGTATCTAATATGCATCAAAGAAAAGCTGAGATGGCTCGTCATTCTGATTGTTTTATTGCCTTACCAG GTGGATATGGAACATTGGAAGAATTATTGGAGGTTATTACGTGGGCCCAACTCGGAATTCATGACAAACCC GTTGGCTTATTGAACGTGGATGGTTACTATAACTCCCTACTTACCTTCATTGACAAGGCGGTGGACGACGGGTTCATCATGCCAATACAACGTCACATCATCGTCTCTGCCCCGAACGCAAAAGATCTTGTACAAAAGCTTGAG GATTACGTACCGATGCATGATGGAGTGGTGGCTAAGGCAAGATGGGAGGTTGAACAAGTGGAGTTAAACGCATCTTTGCACACTGAGTTAGCCAGATGA